In the Qipengyuania gelatinilytica genome, GGTGCGATCCCGTCACCACGATCCTGCACCGACAGGAGGACGCGTTTTTCTCCCTGTGGCTGGAGACGGACCGTGACCTGCTTGTCCTCGTCCCCATATTTGAGCCCGTTATCGACGAGATTGCGCACGAGCTGTTCGAGCTGCTGCTGGTCGCCGTTGATAAGGAACTCGCCATGAGCTTCGATATCGAGCCGCTCAGCGCGATCACCGGCGGCATCGCGGGCCGCACGGTCTACCAGCTTGCCCAGATCGATCGACTCGCTCGGAAGGTCGTGCTTTTCCGCCTCGATCCGGGAGAGCGACATCAGGTCGCTGACGAGATCCTGCAGGCGCTTACCTTCGCGCTGGATCGTAGCGAGAAACTTGTCCCCCACCTTGGGGTCGAGGTCGTCCACGTCTTCACGAAGCGTTTCGACATATCCGAGGATCGAGGCGAGTGGCGTACGCAGTTCGTGGCTGGCATTGGCGACGAAATCGGTATGTGCCCTGCTTATGTCCGCCTCGGCAGTCTTGTTCACGAACTCGATGATGGCGAGGCCGTTTTCGAGCTTCTTGCGGTTGATGCGCCAGATATCCCGTCGCCGGGCAATGCCTCGCACCACGGCAGCGCCATCACGGTCGCTGTCGAGCAAGTCCACCGCTTCGGGCTGGCGAAGCGCCATCTTCA is a window encoding:
- a CDS encoding sensor histidine kinase — its product is MSKRDFPWSAFALAIATAIGLLALGFPVVPVAAILLVWAGSLWLVGATPPPPTPTNGNGAISRDNMGDLFEHSETPVIVTEGGRVIIANLASRRLLGAHILGQDVKMALRQPEAVDLLDSDRDGAAVVRGIARRRDIWRINRKKLENGLAIIEFVNKTAEADISRAHTDFVANASHELRTPLASILGYVETLREDVDDLDPKVGDKFLATIQREGKRLQDLVSDLMSLSRIEAEKHDLPSESIDLGKLVDRAARDAAGDRAERLDIEAHGEFLINGDQQQLEQLVRNLVDNGLKYGDEDKQVTVRLQPQGEKRVLLSVQDRGDGIAPEHLPHLTRRFYRTDPGRSRASGGTGLGLAIVKHIVERHRGKLAIDSTLGEGTRIKVTLPLATPDA